One window of the Daphnia pulex isolate KAP4 chromosome 8, ASM2113471v1 genome contains the following:
- the LOC124199610 gene encoding COP1-interactive protein 1-like isoform X1 translates to MPKVSDPLCPLGFHPQVRWPTRCKRCFREYKEHSNATNRKDNGDSSTSALRREDRSSSVDSLDESKFENIPTPVVPVRTRESVALSRRNTTEIPMLKENPQEAGLKETEKSKDYGSIYSSISASAFSRLNKHKSSATAQDPSGTGAIAKSGGDYEIPRRGSSGDESERLRKKRVQIHSLKEVPADSNYNSPDVQFILEVKRSNIKSRGSDDDANSFAGTDITENTETTETTLVEANFDELQDQVNNMKKELDKYRVRCERLEREKDELSNKKFRSIGMNGGTGSESMRLQQRIRELETTNEDLLDDKQSAELRVAELERELESRPSSAQTHKAMEEIRAKSAAAEALIEELMEENEELKKDMRLMVDEMDELQDNFREDQADEYRDLKKDLEQTAKNCRILQFKLRKAERRMEQLETDKHELEIQNQEFQNNSAPSTAAPTPGKGPDRISQLEQELNQTREQLAQSQREVQKLQSQIRTGSKDVLASGPVLSKSRSLEGAGGAATKSTENESQLQRDLQDSLEREADLREQLKFAEEEAQSLRKKLSRIEEENESLVMQLKKMAMKKGQRTTPNTSVDKDEGISGDIDDLSLSELRLQLELNEQETAVLRRKMEDMEGENDRLSKEVLELQELVKSKPTIEKTPEARSKVTKPSSEEINKLKTELMEKNKEIEHLNEALTQAEKNKGKIVVQRSRSLESSESALDLKRQLQLVEQEAGILRSKTVDLETENEKMTAENRRLHLRVSRKPPPSDAEKLLLDKLELEERIKNMEKKLTEASGHKQHTDLEKSPRLARASDRGARLSTGSINPESSVLKREKEILERDLKSKEEQINSLTLRLQHMEKENENLHHRMDTRVGAVKRVPKKPTETMTKIQLKKMVEDLETEFTDFISRSTAQPLPSDTKKIAELTKNLKDEREQRENMVNEKKKLDEKIVKLEADIKKGNSNSSAIQVLQEKCDKLEKEKTELAAKMQAGDFVDLDTLHQVKQEKHKLQKELTERDNRLSDLEKKIRESEDKNRKMERTLKDNNERITDVEREMEEERSKLRQAESSQKELSLNWLKERDELKKQSTDMRSKMDELESAIVVKEKKIKDLETSVKDEVKKAVDTALKKGEREVKLAKEETTNFKTKAEDMEQKFTRAEMDKKALNERIQRLEADWRKERDQLIGRATDLEVEIKAEKKKKDRVEKEYEGEMRDKDDEVMGLKERIKRTEIELKAALERYEELKNQDTRSRELELELEKEHQEYEDLTAKYDLLEEDYLVIKAKLVMDKQNIEREYLSLKKEHDTVEGELRTLRETFNLRQDTWIKEKLDMQEKMKELEEKELRHSGENWYIERSRLKDIIEEKNQQLEKIKRDEELHRDHIDNIRREVSFLYVYKNTPVLTIFLIKNDELRRKLEDFDKVTKIKRSMTYDSSEHERELRELKNRLAQEEKAHRSEMTHIKMRNDNKIALLQEETQATQMQLEKARRERDTFREMLDGAQRMISELKSDPSKKAKSGVDAARSREMEDTLTRIEEFHAQITSLEDELNEARTETSRIKTEYLNEKSAKEIKISELQTKINELEEDKIMAMGRSRITGTRTRLELAWQKEREEQQRLIQESSTLARDLRQTLLEVEKERDRERLESRRRLEQQKRANEEEQVEIRKKVTELQSDLLELRDAHAKLRTSCEKLRRDKERVEKERDDAKKTVVDSRKAENDTERRVSQLIVEVQKMKDLCPLAMGESLSGEVPSGAKRDKDVRQEKIREEFITTLRLINQCTEDVKKLQQRDTEDSSKRTTTTFRRAMSTAPGDMGSNLASNNYGDSVTPATPVTKRAPVYRRALSLEQSQNIKEIENASSSSYTSNSYADEESSYSYRSRTVDRDISLDRQSTDSTRSESAVMATPETKKKRSLMGKIKQLTKSRSIEDTGTANQLVNAGIQALIPSVSVAPSGSDLSLDKDPDRKKEKKTVKDKLTGMFKKGSSSRTSSMERSDSTESRDRYTPSKDSLNTSVSDRPLQRPPSLINLSALGSSRGTTPLSSRTTPSRSGMLRNQSSVETDV, encoded by the exons atgccTAAAGTGTCGGATCCACTGTGTCCGTTGGGATTCCACCCACAAGTTCGATGGCCTACCCGTTGCAAGCGGTGCTTTCG TGAATACAAGGAGCACTCGAATGCCACAAATCGCAAGGATAACGGAGATTCCTCTACCAGTGCGCTGCGTCGAGAAGACCGGTCTAGCTCGGTAGACAGCCTAGATGAATCAAAGTTTGAAAA TATCCCAACACCTGTTGTCCCTGTTCGCACCAGGGAATCGGTGGCTTTAAGTAGGAGGAATACAACGGAAATACCCATGCTAAAAGaa AATCCACAAGAAGCAGGCCttaaagaaacagaaaaatccaAGGACTATGGTAGTATTTATTCCTCCATTTCTGCATCAGCGTTCTCGAG ATTGAATAAGCACAAATCCTCGGCAACTGCCCAAGATCCTTCGGGAACTGGCGCAATAGCCAAAAGTGGTGGCGACTACGAGATACCTCGACGGGGAAGCTCGGGCGATGAAAGCGAAAGACTTCGAAAGAAGCGCGTTCAAATTCATTCGCTTAAAGAAGTGCCAGCTGACAGCAACTATAACAGCCCAGATGTCCAGTTTATCTTAGAAGTTAAACGTTCCAATATTAAG TCTCGAGGATCAGACGATGATGCCAACAGCTTTGCAGGGACTGACATCACAGAAAACACGGAGACAACCGAAACCACTCTGGTTGAAGCGAATTTCGACGAATTGCAG GATCAAGtaaacaacatgaaaaaagaGCTCGACAAATACAGGGTGCGATGCGAGCGTCTGGAACGAGAAAAGGACGAACtgtcaaacaagaaattccgGAGTATCGGTATGAACGGCGGCACTGGATCTGAGAGCATGAGGCTACAGCAAAGGATTCGAGAGCTGGAGACAACTAACGAAGATCTGTTAGACGACAAGCAATCCGCAGAGCTCCGTGTCGCTGAACTGGAACGAGAACTGGAATCGCGCCCTTCGTCCGCACAGACACACAAG GCCATGGAAGAAATACGTGCcaaatcagcagcagccgaggcTCTCATCGAGGAACTGATGGAGGAAAACGAAGAACTCAAAAAAGATATGAGACTAATGGTCGACGAAATGGACGAGTTGCAAGATAATTTCAG AGAGGACCAGGCAGACGAATATCGTGacttgaaaaaagatttggaaCAGACAGCGAAGAACTGTCGGATCCTGCAGTTCAAATTGAGGAAGGCCGAACGTCGAATGGAACAACTGGAAACCGACAAACACGAACTAGAAATTCAGAACCAAGAATTCCAGAATAACAGCGCTCCTTCGACTGCGGCTCCCACCCCGGGTAAAGGACCAGATCGAATTTCACAGCTGGAACAGGAACTCAACCAAACTCGTGAACAACTGGCTCAGTCTCAAAGAGAAGTGCAAAAGCTCCAATCCCAAATTCGTACTGGAAGTAAAGACGTATTGGCATCAGGACCAGTTCTCAGCAAAAGTCGAAGCTTGGAG GGGGCAGGTGGTGCCGCAACGAAATCAACAGAGAATGAGTCCCAGCTGCAAAGAGATCTTCAAGATTCGCTTGAAAGAGAAGCGGATCTTCGCGAACAACTCAAATTTGCTGAAGAAGAG GCCCAGTCTTTGCGAAAGAAACTAAGTCGTAtcgaagaagagaatgaaTCTTTGGTcatgcaattgaaaaaaatggcgatgaAGAAAGGTCAAAGAACAACTCCCAACACTTCAGTTGATAAGGACGAAGGGATTTCTGGTGATATCGACGATCTTAGTCTTTCCGAACTCCGACTGCAATTAGAACTCAACGAGCAG GAAACGGCTGTTTTAAGACGCAAAATGGAAGATATGGAGGGTGAAAATGATCGTCTGAGTAAGGAAGTTTTAGAACTCCAAGAACTAGTCAAATCTAAACCGACGATCGAAAAAACACCTGAAGCCCGTTCCAAGGTTACCAAACCCTCTTCTGAAGAAATCAATAAACTTAAAACCGAGTTGATGGAGAAGAACAAAGAAATCGAGCATTTAAATGAAGCGTTAACTCAAGCCGAGAAAAACAAAGGTAAAATTGTGGTGCAGAGGAGTCGTTCTCTGGAGTCGAGCGAATCCGCATTAGATTTGAAG AGACAACTGCAGCTCGTCGAACAAGAGGCAGGTATTTTACGTTCCAAAACGGTCGATTTGGAAacggaaaatgaaaagatgacGGCCGAGAACCGTAGATTGCATTTGCGGGTATCGAGAAAACCTCCACCATCGGATGCCGAGAAATTACTTCTAGATAAACTGGAGTTGGAAGAACGTATTAAAAATATGGAGAAGAAATTAACAGAAGCATCGGGTCACAAACAACATACCGACCTAGAAAAATCTCCTCGATTGGCCCGCGCTAGTGATCGTGGGGCCCGTCTATCAACCGGCTCCATAAACCCAGAGTCGAGCGTTCttaaacgagagaaagaaattttagaaCGCGATCTGAAAAGCAAAGAAGAACAAATAAACTCCCTTACTCTTCGACTGCAACACATGGAAAAGGAGAATGAGAATCTCCATCATCGAATGGATACAAGGGTAGGAGCAGTCAAACGCGTGCCCAAAAAACCAACCGAAACCATGACCAAAATTCAGCTAAAA AAAATGGTTGAAGACTTGGAAACCGAATTCACTGACTTCATATCGAGAAGTACTGCCCAGCCATTACCTTCTGATACCAAAAAAATTGCAGAATtaaccaaaaatttgaaagacgAACGTGAGCAAAGAGAGAATATGGtgaacgagaagaagaaattggacgaaaaaattgtcaaattaGAAGCGGatatcaaaaaaggaaatagcaACAGCTCAG CTATCCAAGTTTTACAAGAGAAATGTGacaaactggaaaaagaaaaaacagaattggCCGCCAAAATGCAGGCCGGAGATTTTGTTGATCTTGACACACTTCATCAGGTCAAgcaagaaaaacataaattacAGAAAGAG CTAACAGAAAGAGACAACCGCCTCTCcgatttggaaaagaaaatcagggAATCGGAAGataagaatagaaaaatggaaagaactTTGAAGGACAATAATGAAAGAATCACCGATGTCGAACGAGAG ATGGAAGAGGAGCGGTCGAAATTACGACAAGCCGAGTCTTCGCAGAAAGAACTCTCGCTCAATTGGCTGAAAGAACGCGATGAATTGAAGAAACAGTCGACCGATATGCGATCTAAGATGGACGAATTGGAATCTGCTATCGtcgtcaaagaaaagaagatcaaAGATCTG GAAACGAGCGTTAAAGACGAAGTGAAGAAAGCTGTGGACACCGCACTGAAAAAAGGCGAGCGGGAAGTCAAACTggccaaagaagaaacaaccaaTTTCAAAACTAAAGCAGAGGATATGGAACAAAAGTTTACTAGG GCCGAGATGGATAAAAAGGCATTGAACGAAAGAATCCAACGGCTGGAGGCAGACTGGCGCAAGGAACGTGATCAGCTAATAGGCCGTGCAACAGATCTGGAAGTAGAAATAAAG gcggagaaaaagaagaaagaccgAGTGGAAAAGGAATACGAAGGCGAAATGCGGGACAAAGATGACGAAGTAATGGGATTAAAGGAGCGCATCAAACGGACCGAAATAGAGCTAAAAGCAGCGCTCGAAAGATACGAAGAACTCAAAAATCAAGACACACGTTCTAGAG AACTGGAATTGGAACTGGAAAAAGAGCATCAAGAGTACGAAGATTTAACAGCCAAGTATGATTTGCTAGAGGAAGATTATTTGGTAATCAAAGCTAAACTTGTCATGGATAAGCAAAACATCGAGAG GGAGTATCTTTCTCTTAAAAAAGAACATGATACGGTAGAAGGTGAATTGCGGACTCTCAGAGAAACGTTTAACTTGCGCCAGGATACTTGGATCAAAGAGAAGTTGGATATGCAA gaaaaaatgaaagagttggaagaaaaagaattgcgaCACTCTGGAGAAAATTGGTACATTGAGCGAAGTCGACTTAAAGATATtattgaagagaaaaatcagcaaTTGGAGAAGATTAAACGTGATGAAGAACTGCATAGGGACCACATAGATAACATCCGACGAGAGGTTAGCTTTCTTTATGTTTACAAAAATACTCCTGtattaacaattttcttaataaaGAACGACGAACTGCGAAGGAAACTTGAAGATTTCGATAAAGTAACCAAAATCAAGAGAAGTATGACCTATGATTCATCAGAGCACGAACGTGAACTACGGGAACTCAAAAATAG ATTGGCTCAAGAAGAGAAAGCCCATCGTTCAGAGATGACGCATATTAAAATGCGTAATGACAATAAAATCGCGTTGCTTCAAGAAGAAACCCAGGCGACTCAAATGCAACTTGAAAAAGCCAGGCGTGAAAGAGATACGTTTAG GGAAATGCTGGATGGTGCTCAACGCATGATATCGGAACTTAAATCTGATCCGAGCAAAAAAGCGAAATCTGGAGTAGATGCCGCGCGTTCTCGTGAA ATGGAAGATACCTTGACTCGTATTGAAGAATTCCATGCCCAAATTACAAGTCTTGAGGACGAACTGAATGAAGCGCGAACCGAAACTTCACGCATTAAAACCGAATATCTCAATGAAAAATCggccaaagaaatcaaaatttctgaGCTGCAAACCAAGATCAATGAA CTCGAGGAAGACAAAATCATGGCGATGGGAAGAAGTCGCATTACTGGTACCAGGACTCGCCTAGAATTGGCTTGGCAAAAGGAGCGAGAAGAGCAACAGCGTTTAATCCAAGAATCATCTACTTTGGCGCGTGACTTGCGACAAACGCTACTCGAG GTGGAGAAAGAACGAGATCGTGAGCGACTCGAATCTCGTCGACGGCTGGAACAACAGAAACGAGCAAATGAAGAGGAACAGGTGGAAATTCGCAAGAAGGTGACCGAACTGCAAAGTGACTTGTTGGAATTGCGTGATGCACACGCCAAACTGCGCACTTCGTGCGAGAAATTGCGTCGTGATAAAGAgagggtggaaaaagaaagagacgaCGCGAAAAAAACGGTCGTTGACTCTCGTAAAGCCGAAAACGACACCGAGCGACGCGTGAGTCAACTTATTGTAGAAGTCCAGAAAATGAAGGACTTGTGTCCATTGGCTATGGGTGAATCTCTTTCCGGAGAAGTGCCATCGGGTGCTAAACGAG ACAAAGACGTTCGTCAGGAGAAAATTCGAGAGGAATTCATCACCACACTTAGATTAATTAATCAATGCACTGAAGATGTTAAAAAGCTTCAACAACGAGACACTGAAGACAGTAGCAAGCGAACCACAACCACCTTTAGAAG AGCAATGTCAACTGCTCCTGGTGATATGGGATCGAATCTCGCCTCAAATAACTATGGAGACAGCGTTACTCCTGCAACTCCAGTGACAAAACGGGCACCAGTTTACCGCCGTGCTTTGTCCTTGGAACAGAGTCAAAACATTAAGGAAATTGAG AATGCATCTTCTAGTTCATATACTTCCAATAGCTACGCGGATGAGGAATCGTCATACTCATATCGAAGCCGGACCGTAGATCGTGATATAAGCCTGGATAG ACAATCGACTGACTCAACGCGCAGCGAATCCGCTGTTATGGCTACTCcagaaacaaagaagaaaagaagtctAATGGGCAAAATTAAACAGCTCACCAAATCCCGCAGCATAGAAGATACGGGCACTGCAAACCAACTTGTGAACGCTGGAATTCAG GC